Part of the Listeria innocua genome is shown below.
TCCTCTTCAAGCAGTATCGAACTCGAGGTTATTTGTTAATCATTGCTAGTGCATCATTTAGCACTTTTTCGCCGTCCATTGTTCCGTAGTCAATACCATTAATGATTGAAACTGGAATACCCAGCGGATCCAGTACCCGCTTCAAATTCTTCTCTAAAAAACGAACTTGTGGAGCAAGTAAAACTACATCTACATTGCCCTTATACTTATCA
Proteins encoded:
- a CDS encoding PTS sugar transporter subunit IIB, coding for MKNIMLVCSAGMSTSLLVKKMTEAIENNHVDATVIAVAEADFDKYKGNVDVVLLAPQVRFLEKNLKRVLDPLGIPVSIINGIDYGTMDGEKVLNDALAMINK